Genomic DNA from Lentimicrobiaceae bacterium:
TCGATAAACGGAATTTCAGGAAGCGTATTGCCAGTATTCCTTACATCGTCTCCCTAAATGAAAAGCAAAAGGGGGTAGCACATAAACCTGCACAGTTGTATAAGTTCGACAAGAAAAAGTATTCCCGTTCAAAAACCGAAGATTTGTATTTTTCGGTATAAATCATTATTCAACAGGTAACGACTGCAAAACTTCTGAAGAAACAATTTTACCCACAGGATATTTATTTACTGCCCTATCCCAGTAAGGCGATTTACTATAAAACCAATTTAAGATACCCCAGGAATCTTTGGCAAATTCAGGTTCGTTTTTCATTTTTTCCTCAAATTCGTTTTTCAAATCCAGATTTTCCGCCAGCATCTTTCGTGCAAGAACTTCCAAAACATAAGTTTCGCCGTATTCCTTCTGCTCAAAAATAGCATCCATAAAACCCCAGGAAATAAAGCTGTCAAAAGCTTTTGGTTCAAAAAAATGTGCTATTACCTTTGCAGAACGCTGATCCGTTTTCACCACAACAGATCCGGCAGGGAACATTCTTTCTTCTTCCGTTGCATCATAATTAACTTCCAAACGATGACGGCTTTCGTAAGGTTTTTCACTCCATTTTGGATTTTTAAACCGGTAAGCGGTAATCTTTATTTTCGTAGGTGCTTTTAAAATTTTATAATCTATTGAATGAATGCCGAGTAGTTCAATAATACTTATCCATTCCGGAGGAAGAATATAGGCGGCCGGGAGTAAAACAGAATCTTCCACTACGGGATGGTTAAACATGGTGATCATAAAAGTTTCCGGTTTTGTTTTATCGTACTGAAACCATAACCCTCCGCTTAGATCACTTTTAACTGCTTCATATTGCACTCCTTTAAAGGACACCTGGGTGCTGTCGGCAAAAGATTCTCGAAAAGCAACCGGAAAATACTTGTTACGAAATGTTTCTGAAACAGTGTTCCGGTCGGCTTCCTTAGTTAGTTTTATAAGGCTTTTGTATTCTTTATTTAAAAGTAAAGCTGTTTGTTTCAGCAATTCATAAGTTGCCTCCACTCTGGTTTTATAATCTTTCAGCATGTGGGTTTCGATGAGCAGGCAGGGACGGTTTTGTATAGCACAATATCCACCGCAAAGCATTGGGGGTGCGACATTTACAACTAACCCACTTCTTGGGTCATGCCATTCCCGAAAAGAAACATAAGGGAACATTGGTAATTTAGCCTCTTCCATTTTCTTTTCAACGGACTGAAGATAAACATCTTTTGTCCATGCAGTAAGTTTAGCATCCATGTTTCCGTATAGTTCCAAGCCATATGTTAAAACATATTGATAATCTGCACCGTCAGTAACATGGCAATCCACCGTAAAATCCGGCAACCAACGGTTAAAAAGTTTCAGCCAGGCTTTCATTTCCGGGGCATCGGCTTTCATGTAGTCCCGGTTCAGGTTGAGATTTTGGGCGGTAACCCTCCAACCCATTTCCTTTGGTCCATCCTGATTGATGCGATTGTAAGGGCCAAATCTTTCATGCCCATCTACATTAAAAATTGGGATAAATAAAATAGTAAGATGGTCGAGCAAACCGGGATATTTATTATTGATCACTAAATCACGAATTAACATCAATCCTGCGTCTTTACCATCTGGTTCTCCGGGATGTACACACGCCTGAATAAGCACCACGGCATTTCCTGAATTTCTGACAGTTTCAGGAGTGAAATTTTTATTTTTATCAATGATCAGCGCCGGAATATCTCTTCCCTGAGGGCTTTTGCCAAAAATATCATAATGTATTAAAGGCGAATAATCTACAAGCTGTTTGCAATATTTAATAGTTTCATCGTACCGCGGCGTTTCGGTACAACCGCTTTTTTCGTAATAAGTATCCCAGATGGGATTCTGCGAAAAGCCTAAAAAATATAAAAAGCTTAAAAACAGTATAGTAATAGATTTTTTCATGAAAGGAAATTATCAGTCAATTCCAAAACAGATGTCCATATTTTTTGCTTTCTGGATCAAAGGAAGATCGGTAGGGACATTCCTTAC
This window encodes:
- a CDS encoding M14 family metallopeptidase, which codes for MKKSITILFLSFLYFLGFSQNPIWDTYYEKSGCTETPRYDETIKYCKQLVDYSPLIHYDIFGKSPQGRDIPALIIDKNKNFTPETVRNSGNAVVLIQACVHPGEPDGKDAGLMLIRDLVINNKYPGLLDHLTILFIPIFNVDGHERFGPYNRINQDGPKEMGWRVTAQNLNLNRDYMKADAPEMKAWLKLFNRWLPDFTVDCHVTDGADYQYVLTYGLELYGNMDAKLTAWTKDVYLQSVEKKMEEAKLPMFPYVSFREWHDPRSGLVVNVAPPMLCGGYCAIQNRPCLLIETHMLKDYKTRVEATYELLKQTALLLNKEYKSLIKLTKEADRNTVSETFRNKYFPVAFRESFADSTQVSFKGVQYEAVKSDLSGGLWFQYDKTKPETFMITMFNHPVVEDSVLLPAAYILPPEWISIIELLGIHSIDYKILKAPTKIKITAYRFKNPKWSEKPYESRHRLEVNYDATEEERMFPAGSVVVKTDQRSAKVIAHFFEPKAFDSFISWGFMDAIFEQKEYGETYVLEVLARKMLAENLDLKNEFEEKMKNEPEFAKDSWGILNWFYSKSPYWDRAVNKYPVGKIVSSEVLQSLPVE